AAACCAAAACTGGAACGCCACCGTGCCTTTCCCTGACACGGGTTCCTACGTCGGCACCCTGATACTGAACCCCAACTCCGTGTGCAACGACACGGCCCACATCTTGGTGCAGATATACCCCAAAGTGACAGCCAGCTTCGAGTATGCCTACGACACCTGCGTGGCAGGCCCCGTCTCCTTCACCGACCTGTCCTTCGGCGATGCGCAAATCACCAAGTGGGACTGGCGTTTTGGGGTGCCCGGCGGCCAATCGAGCCTGCAAAACCCCGACTTCCTTTATCCCATCCCCGGCAATCATCCCGTTCGACTGCGCGTGGTGGACAAAAACATCTGCTCCGACGACACCGTGCAGGTCATCAATTGGTTCCCGGTGCCGCCGCTCATCATCGTGGAGCCAAGCAGCTATCTGGGTTGCGCCCCGGCACTTATTTTCTTCGACAATCTCTCCACCCCGATTGACGAAACGTACGACATCGTGTGGGATTTTGGCGACGGCACCATCCTGACCGACACCATCAGCCCCACACATCTCTACACGGAGCCGGGTTCTTACACCGTGAGCGTGGGCATCACCTCGCCCATCGGTTGTTTCATCTCAGCCACCTTTCCGGACCTTATTCGAGTGGAGCCTTCGCCCATCGCTGACTTTGAATGTGACCCCAGCACAGGCCTGACCAATTTCAACAACACGGTCCGTTTCATAGACAAATCGGTGGACGCGGCACGTTGGAACTGGCAGTTTGACCGCTTCAAAACCACCATCGAACAAAACCCCACCTTCACTTTCCCCGACACGGGGCTGATGAAGGTGCGCCTCGTCGTGACGCACGCTGAGGGCTGCAAAGACTCTATGATAAAATATCTCGACATCCGCCCCGAAGTGCTATGGCACATGCCCAACGCCTTCACCCCGAACGGCGACGGGCGGAACGAAGGCTTCCTCGGCAAAGGGTTTCTCGACGGCGCCACCAACTTCCGCATGACAATTTGGAACCGCTGGGGCGAGCTGGTGTTCGAGACCAACAATCCCTACGAGGAATGGAACGGACGCGCCCAAAACACTGGCGGCATGTCGCCCGCCGGAGTTTATGTCTATCTCGTCACCTTCACAGGGCCGCGTGGCGAGCCATTTGAGTTTCGAGGGTTTGCGACGTTAGTGAAATAGAAGGGAGCAAGGGCATGAGGTCGTTTCTTGAAGATGGCGCTAATTGTCAGTATCGTGAGTGCTCACCGCAGTCGCCCCTCCCAGCAGCCCGCGAGCACGGATGCCTCAACTTTCGGGTGAGGAACCTCGCGGACAGATTCTGCGGGTGTGAGTGATGGGGGGGGTTAATCACGCAAATAATCCGCCACCGCCGCTGCCCAAGCGGGTTGAGCGTTGAGGCTTTCGACCAAGTCGAGTTGCTCGCCGCCCCATTTGAGGAAGTCCTCGCGATATTCCTCGCCGATTTCGATGGTCGTTTCGAGGCAGTCGGCGGTGAAGGCGGGGCAAAAAACCAGTAGGCGCTTGGCACCGCTTTTTGCCAGTTTTTCAATGACTTGCACAGTGTAGGGTTGCGTCCAGGGGTCGCGCCCGAGGCGGCTTTGGAAACAAACGGTGTATTGTTCGGGCTTCAATTTCAACTGCCCAGCAATCGCTTGGGTGGTGGCGTAACATTGGGCGGAATAGCAAAACTGATTGACGGGTGTGAGGGTTTGACAACAATCCGCTTTTTGCAGGCAATAGCTAAACGCATCTGCTTTGCGCAATTGGCGCTGCGGCAGACCGTGATAACTGAACAGGACATGGTCGTAGGTGGAGAGGTCGAATTTCGCCGCGTTTTTCACAAATAAATCTATCATCGGTTGCCAAGTCGGGTAGGCACTCACAAACTCCGCCGCAGGGATAATCTGCTGCCGCGACAGCACGCGCATCACTTCCTCGTGCACGGAGCCGGTGGTGGCGCTGGCGTATTGGGGAAACAGGGTGAAGACCTTGATTTTCGACACTTTGACCTGCATGAGGCGCTGTATGGCCGATTCGATGGAGGGGTTTTGGTAGCGCATGGCGAGTTCGACGGCATATTTAGGCCCGAGCAATTGTCGCACTTGCGCCACGAGGTTTTCGCCGTAGAATTTCAACGGTGAGCCATTTTCCGTCCAGAGCTCGCGATAGGCTTGGGCAGATTTGCCTGAGCGAAATGGGGCGATGATGCCTCGCACCAGCAGGTTGCGAGCGATGGGGTTGATGTCAATGACGCGGGGGTCGAGCAAAAACTGTTTGAGGTAGCGATACACAGCCGAACGCGTGGGCGCATCGGGGGTGCCGAGATTGACGATGAGGATACCTGTCATGGTGCGCGAGTATTGGTGCCTTCCCTGCCCGATTGTTTTTGGGAAGGGATTGGCATAACCAGATTCGGGGGGCAATGTTCGGGAAAAGGTGAAAACTTAGGTAGAGGGTGGAGGGTAGTTGCGACGGTATTGGACGGGGGTAAAGGCTTTGAGGTCGCAAACCTATGGGTTGGATTTTTGAGGAATGAGTAAGTTTGCACAATGTTGCCGGCCCACTTG
This genomic interval from Saprospiraceae bacterium contains the following:
- the hemH gene encoding ferrochelatase produces the protein MTGILIVNLGTPDAPTRSAVYRYLKQFLLDPRVIDINPIARNLLVRGIIAPFRSGKSAQAYRELWTENGSPLKFYGENLVAQVRQLLGPKYAVELAMRYQNPSIESAIQRLMQVKVSKIKVFTLFPQYASATTGSVHEEVMRVLSRQQIIPAAEFVSAYPTWQPMIDLFVKNAAKFDLSTYDHVLFSYHGLPQRQLRKADAFSYCLQKADCCQTLTPVNQFCYSAQCYATTQAIAGQLKLKPEQYTVCFQSRLGRDPWTQPYTVQVIEKLAKSGAKRLLVFCPAFTADCLETTIEIGEEYREDFLKWGGEQLDLVESLNAQPAWAAAVADYLRD
- a CDS encoding gliding motility-associated C-terminal domain-containing protein codes for the protein MNLRGLFALLLSVVFFPASHFAMHIIGGEITYECLGDGPGNSRRYKFTMKIYRDCNSSGAYFDNPAQMAIYRGVPGSGSFTMHQNFQLSNPLVTTIPPVPPECISQIPNVCVQQGVYVFERTLPILTGESYYVVYQRCCRNLTISNLITPGDVGATYSVELTAAAQNACNNSPVFKNFPPIIICKDFFLDFDHSAIDSDGDQLVYSFVAPLQGGGPLLQAPAVTSCNGAVPTPPCAPPFNNVIYAPPYSFNNPLGGNPPVTINTSSGLISGTPNMQGQFVVGVQVREFRNGVLLSEIRRDFQFNVADCKPNVLANISTDSIQVVGSKRFAIKSCGQNTIEFKNLSVDQSKITGWEWRFDLQNGTIFTENQNWNATVPFPDTGSYVGTLILNPNSVCNDTAHILVQIYPKVTASFEYAYDTCVAGPVSFTDLSFGDAQITKWDWRFGVPGGQSSLQNPDFLYPIPGNHPVRLRVVDKNICSDDTVQVINWFPVPPLIIVEPSSYLGCAPALIFFDNLSTPIDETYDIVWDFGDGTILTDTISPTHLYTEPGSYTVSVGITSPIGCFISATFPDLIRVEPSPIADFECDPSTGLTNFNNTVRFIDKSVDAARWNWQFDRFKTTIEQNPTFTFPDTGLMKVRLVVTHAEGCKDSMIKYLDIRPEVLWHMPNAFTPNGDGRNEGFLGKGFLDGATNFRMTIWNRWGELVFETNNPYEEWNGRAQNTGGMSPAGVYVYLVTFTGPRGEPFEFRGFATLVK